A genome region from Clostridia bacterium includes the following:
- a CDS encoding RecQ family ATP-dependent DNA helicase: MLGPQASFRDGQWEAIELIAFQRKKMLVVQRTGWGKSVVYFVATRMLRNQGSGPTVLISPLLSLMRNQIEMAARIGIQAESINSANEEEWTDVEEKLQKGTCDVLLVSPERLANPRFLSETLVAIKGGIGLFVVDEAHCISDWGHDFRPDYRRIVRIVKNLPPNVPVLATTATANQRVVNDIQEQLGPDLLVLRGPLARDSLRLENIRLNNQAERLAWLAETLPRLPGSGIIYCLTIADCKRVAGWLRQQNIEAWEYHAKLHNGERQAREQKLLRNQVKALVATVALGMGFDKPDLGFVIHYQRPGSLVSYYQQVGRAGRAVDNAFAILLNGREDDEIQDYFIRTAFPGPIETLEVLKAIEQSEGGLTIPALLSGINIPKGRIEKCLKLLQVEGAVARNGGTYFRTAKPWVFDSERAEKVTRLRYQELERIKEFVATKECLMEFIARDLDDPYAGPCGKCANCQSPLFTSSLNRDLVSKAIQFLRSDYQIIEPRKQWPAGGIGRWQGRIRDNLRNEEGRCLCIYGDAGWGRQVAIDKYQNNRFSDELVSAAVDLIKNRWQPQPPPLWVTAVPSLRRPELVRDFAQRLANSLGLPFHPVLVKVGNTPEQKTMQNSTQQALNVADAFQVKGSCPGGPVLLVDDMVDSRWTLTVCGTLLREAGSGPVHPFVLATAAGGGDFE, translated from the coding sequence ATGCTTGGGCCGCAAGCTAGTTTTCGAGATGGGCAATGGGAAGCCATCGAGCTCATTGCTTTCCAGAGGAAGAAAATGTTGGTGGTTCAACGCACAGGTTGGGGGAAGAGTGTCGTTTACTTTGTCGCCACCAGAATGCTGAGAAACCAAGGCTCTGGTCCTACCGTGCTGATCAGTCCTTTATTGTCGCTCATGCGCAATCAGATTGAAATGGCTGCCAGAATTGGCATCCAGGCCGAATCTATCAACAGCGCAAACGAAGAGGAGTGGACAGATGTCGAAGAGAAGCTTCAAAAAGGCACCTGTGACGTGCTCCTTGTTTCGCCGGAGCGGCTGGCCAATCCACGCTTTTTATCCGAGACCTTGGTGGCGATAAAGGGCGGTATCGGGTTGTTCGTGGTCGACGAAGCGCACTGTATCTCCGATTGGGGACATGATTTCCGCCCTGACTACCGGCGCATTGTCCGTATCGTTAAAAACCTGCCGCCAAATGTCCCGGTTCTTGCTACCACGGCAACGGCAAACCAGCGGGTTGTAAACGACATCCAGGAGCAGCTTGGTCCGGATCTCCTCGTTTTGCGAGGCCCACTGGCACGGGACTCTTTACGGCTAGAAAATATTAGGCTAAACAACCAAGCGGAAAGATTAGCTTGGCTTGCGGAGACTCTTCCAAGGTTGCCCGGTTCCGGGATTATTTATTGCTTAACAATAGCAGATTGTAAAAGAGTGGCCGGATGGTTGCGTCAGCAAAACATCGAAGCGTGGGAATATCACGCTAAACTTCATAATGGAGAAAGACAAGCACGGGAACAAAAGCTTCTACGGAATCAAGTCAAGGCGCTGGTCGCAACTGTAGCTCTAGGAATGGGTTTCGACAAGCCAGATTTGGGGTTTGTTATCCATTATCAGCGGCCGGGGTCATTGGTTTCGTATTATCAACAGGTAGGTCGGGCAGGGCGCGCCGTAGATAATGCTTTTGCCATTCTCTTAAACGGGCGAGAAGATGATGAAATCCAGGATTACTTTATAAGGACAGCCTTTCCCGGTCCTATAGAAACGCTCGAAGTACTGAAGGCTATCGAACAATCAGAGGGTGGGTTGACAATACCAGCGTTGCTGTCCGGTATAAATATCCCTAAGGGGAGGATTGAAAAGTGTTTAAAGTTGCTACAAGTAGAGGGAGCAGTTGCTCGTAATGGCGGCACTTATTTTCGGACCGCAAAGCCCTGGGTTTTTGACTCAGAAAGAGCTGAGAAGGTTACGCGGCTTCGCTACCAGGAACTGGAGAGGATAAAGGAATTTGTCGCCACGAAGGAATGTCTGATGGAGTTTATTGCTCGCGACTTAGATGATCCGTATGCTGGCCCCTGTGGTAAATGCGCAAACTGCCAATCCCCACTGTTTACCAGTAGCTTGAATCGTGATCTAGTATCAAAGGCCATCCAGTTTCTGCGCAGTGATTACCAGATAATCGAACCGAGGAAACAATGGCCCGCTGGTGGCATTGGAAGATGGCAAGGGCGTATTAGGGATAATTTACGAAACGAAGAAGGCAGGTGTCTGTGTATTTATGGTGATGCCGGCTGGGGCCGCCAGGTTGCGATCGATAAGTATCAGAACAACCGGTTTAGTGACGAACTTGTGTCCGCAGCCGTGGATTTGATCAAAAACCGATGGCAGCCGCAGCCGCCTCCATTATGGGTCACTGCCGTTCCTTCTCTGCGGCGGCCAGAGCTGGTACGGGATTTTGCTCAAAGGCTGGCGAACAGCCTCGGTTTGCCGTTTCATCCTGTCCTAGTTAAGGTTGGTAATACGCCTGAGCAAAAGACCATGCAAAACAGCACGCAGCAGGCCCTTAATGTGGCAGATGCTTTTCAAGTGAAAGGTTCCTGTCCTGGTGGACCCGTCTTGCTGGTAGATGATATGGTCGATTCCCGCTGGACCCTTACTGTCTGTGGCACTCTTCTCCGAGAAGCCGGTAGCGGTCCCGTTCACCCGTTTGTGCTGGCAACTGCTGCTGGAGGAGGTGATTTCGAATGA
- a CDS encoding GDP-mannose 4,6-dehydratase, with translation MIQYYPNGWNCSYGKGYSVLEVVESTKKVTGVDFPVRHVPRRPGDPPALVADATKIRRELGWQPRYDDLDFILQTAWNWEKSQHHRN, from the coding sequence ATTATACAATATTATCCAAACGGTTGGAATTGTAGCTACGGCAAAGGTTATTCGGTACTGGAAGTAGTAGAGAGCACTAAGAAGGTGACCGGGGTTGATTTCCCGGTGCGCCATGTCCCCAGGCGCCCCGGCGATCCTCCGGCTCTGGTAGCTGACGCCACCAAGATCCGGCGCGAGCTGGGCTGGCAACCCCGCTACGACGATCTAGACTTTATCCTCCAGACCGCCTGGAACTGGGAGAAAAGTCAACATCATCGCAACTAA